The genomic window GCGCGCTGTTCCGGGAAGACTTCTTGCCTGCAGACGGCGTGGTCTTCTGTTCTCCCATCTACTGGTATGGCCTGTCGGCCCAGACCAAGGCCTTCTTCGACCGCAGCTTTTGCTACTATGCCGCCTCGAATCCGGATTCGGTCGACGTCCTGAACGGCATGGCCGGAAAGCGGTTGGGCCTGGTGCTGGCCTCGGAAGAGACCTATCCGGGTGCCGCATTGGGGATCATGGCCCAGATGCAGGAGTTCGCCCGCTACACTCGCTCGGACCTGGTCGACGTCATACGTGGGATCGGCAACAGCGGCGGTGAGGTCCGCGATGACCCTGCCGATCCCCTTGCCCAGGCCGAACGTTTTGGGGGGGAAATCTTCCAGCGCCCATATTCCGACTATCGCCTGGACACGCCACGCGCTCGCCGCGTGTGGGGGGACGGCGATCACGCCGGCTAGAAGGAGACAGCGGTTCACGGGCGAACGGCGTATGCGCGCGGCGGTGAAAGACGCCCGGCGCTGCAAGCGTGTTCCCTTTCAGCGCTACGCGTCGGGCCAACACTGGACCCGTTCAGGTGGATGATTGATCGAAGCGGCTGCGCGCGCGCTCGAGGTCGGGGATGTGGTCGCCGATCCAGGATGAAACCCCTGATAGACGGGCCGCCAATCCGTGCCCCATGGCGGTGAGTTCGTAGCTGACCTTGGGCGGCACGCTTGTTTCAACCGATCGCAGGACGAGACCATCGCGCATGAGCAGCTTGAGGGTCTGGGACAGCATTTTCTCGCTCACGCCCTCAACCTCGTTACGCAGGATATAGAAGCGGAGAGGGCCGCCTGCCAAAGCGATCAGAACCAGGATGCCCCAGCGACTGGTCACATGATGAAAGACGTCTCTCCAGAGGCAGTCCTGCTGCAGCGGTCCTTTTCCAGATCGATCGGTGTGCGTCGTCATGACCCCATGGCCTTACCAAAACGTGCGTTCTTGCGGTGGGTAAAGGGCTTTCTCATAGTAAGTCCATGGCTTGGAGAGGGTCCGAGCCAGTATTTCAGCGAGACGGAAATGGCCATGGTTTCGGACCGCTTTTATTCAATGATCGATTATTCGATCTCCGGGTCACACACGCCGACGGAAGTGGCGATGGCCTTCGTGCGCATTCAGCATGACTGGGTAGGCGATGCGGCATCCGTCGCCGACGCTGATGTGGGTCGAGGGGCTCATGCTGCTTTCCTTTGGATGGTCGACAACCGGTGGATAGCGCTGGCTAGAGGATACAAAAATTACTATAATGGGATGGTGTCTGTCCAAAAATCAAACAGTCCCGCATCGTTCAAGCTGCATGAGTTGCGGTGCCTAGACGCCGTGGCGCGCTTCGGCAGTTTCCAGTCCGCTGCGGACGCGCTTCATCGATCGCATCCGTCCGTGTTCGCGTCTGTGGCGCGGCTCGAGGCGAACCTCGGTCTGAAACTGCTTGATCGCAGCGGCTACCGGGTCGAGCTGACAGACGCCGGACGCGCCTTTCACGCGAGAGCCGCCGTTTCTTTGCGCGATCTCGATCATCTCGATGCGTTCGGACGTCAACTCGCCAGTGGAGAAGAAGCGATCTTGCGTGTGGTGCTAGGCGACCTCTGCCCACGTCCGATGATCCTTGGGGCCCTCTCCAAATTTTTCGCCGGCCACCCGCGCACACGGCTGCACCTCGACTACGAGGCCGTCACGGGGCCGTTCGAGCGTCTGGATGAGGGCACGACCGATCTGATTATCCACCGAGTAGACGCCTCTCGCTATGATTTCGAGCAAATGGAAATCTGCAAGGTTCAACTCGTCCCTGTCGTAGCGCCCGGCTTTCTGTCGTTCGCACCGACGCCCGAGACCAGGCACGATGCGCTGCGCAGCTTGACCCAATGCGTGATCCGCGACACCGCTCGTCAACCCGGCACCGAGAACCATTTTCTGATCGAAGGCGCGCCCCAATGCTCGGCACCGGACATGGCGATGAAGAAGGAACTGATCCTGAACCGTTTGGCCTGGGGGCATCTGCCAGACTTCATGGTCGAGCAGGAAGTTCGGTCCGGGACGCTCCTAAACCTGCAAGGTCGCCACCTACCCGGCCGACGGGAAACGCTCGCCGTCATGCGGCACCGAAACAAGCCTCATGGACCTGTCGCGGAAGCCCTGTGGCGCTGGATCAGAGACCAGTTGCGATCTGAACCGCAACGCGCTCTCGAGGACGAAGCCTGAAGTCTAGGCCGCTCGTTTTCGAGCCTCGGCCTGGAGGGCCCGATTGCCTTCTTCGTATAGGGTTCTGGATGTCGTCCCCTGTATCACCCAGCGATCTACGACCCGCAGCAACCGAATGTCGTATTGAACGCCGATGGTCCATGAAGGCGGCGTGAGCGTATCGATGACGTGGGTGACGCACACATCCACCCGCGCTCGAGCCCCATCGTCGCCGATCAGATCGACGACACATCCACCGACCAGATGGTGGGTCGCGCTGAAGCCCGGCAGAAACCGTTTGAGCTCTGACACCAAATCATTCCTGCTCATCCGAGCGGGACCGGCTTCCT from Brevundimonas fontaquae includes these protein-coding regions:
- a CDS encoding LysR family transcriptional regulator, giving the protein MAMVSDRFYSMIDYSISGSHTPTEVAMAFVRIQHDWVGDAASVADADVGRGAHAAFLWMVDNRWIALARGYKNYYNGMVSVQKSNSPASFKLHELRCLDAVARFGSFQSAADALHRSHPSVFASVARLEANLGLKLLDRSGYRVELTDAGRAFHARAAVSLRDLDHLDAFGRQLASGEEAILRVVLGDLCPRPMILGALSKFFAGHPRTRLHLDYEAVTGPFERLDEGTTDLIIHRVDASRYDFEQMEICKVQLVPVVAPGFLSFAPTPETRHDALRSLTQCVIRDTARQPGTENHFLIEGAPQCSAPDMAMKKELILNRLAWGHLPDFMVEQEVRSGTLLNLQGRHLPGRRETLAVMRHRNKPHGPVAEALWRWIRDQLRSEPQRALEDEA
- a CDS encoding nuclear transport factor 2 family protein, coding for MHMHSRADVVDTVSRLFQALDSHDWHTIEGLTVDIVDVGYPSKEAGPARMSRNDLVSELKRFLPGFSATHHLVGGCVVDLIGDDGARARVDVCVTHVIDTLTPPSWTIGVQYDIRLLRVVDRWVIQGTTSRTLYEEGNRALQAEARKRAA
- a CDS encoding flavodoxin family protein gives rise to the protein MVNTLLVLAGSPRREGNSATLAKAVVRGAQAAGTEVVLRFLDDYISGFLRDCRTCRGADGHCTIADRYGALFREDFLPADGVVFCSPIYWYGLSAQTKAFFDRSFCYYAASNPDSVDVLNGMAGKRLGLVLASEETYPGAALGIMAQMQEFARYTRSDLVDVIRGIGNSGGEVRDDPADPLAQAERFGGEIFQRPYSDYRLDTPRARRVWGDGDHAG
- a CDS encoding winged helix-turn-helix transcriptional regulator produces the protein MTTHTDRSGKGPLQQDCLWRDVFHHVTSRWGILVLIALAGGPLRFYILRNEVEGVSEKMLSQTLKLLMRDGLVLRSVETSVPPKVSYELTAMGHGLAARLSGVSSWIGDHIPDLERARSRFDQSST